DNA from Trichomycterus rosablanca isolate fTriRos1 chromosome 23, fTriRos1.hap1, whole genome shotgun sequence:
CTCAAATCCTGGTCCCATTTCTCAGTGCACATTGTGCATCTCCTGCTGTTATTAGTCAAATATTCTCCAGGATTCTGTTGACACTTTGAACTGATATCAGCTGACTCTGTTTTTCTGATACAGGACATTTGTTTGTAGTATCTGCAATCAAATCAGATTGTGGAGCAGAcgtaatttaattcagtctgttTCTCGTTCTAGTGCAGGCAGAATTGGCCAGTTATGCACAGCAGACTGCAGAAGCTCAGCAGCATATAATCAGAGCAGAAGTGATTTTTCGAGATACATCAGGAATCATTTAATCACACAAGGGTTACATGATACACAAATGTTGCCATTTTTGAATGTGTGAATATTATTGTGTGTTATCTGTAATCAAAAgagtaatattttgttattaattgtattaaatgtcTAGTTTTGTTTTTCAGGTAAAGGAACTGAACCATGGCTCGGATTTTGTCACTGGCTTTAATCACACGTGAGTGTTTTTGAGTTCACTCATATTATTAATCTCCctgctgaggtgtgtgtgtgtgtgtgtgtgtgtgtgtgtgtgtgtgtgtgtgtgtgtgtgtgtgtgtgtgtgtgtgtgtaaattgaCTATGAAACCACAGAGAGTCAATGCTCCATCTAGTGTCATCAACAGGTAATTGTGAGTATTAAAAAACTGCATTCATTTGTAAATCTGCTTTAAACTGTATAAGTggaagtacaaagaaaagatgtaAACATAATCAGCTTTACTACATTTtgtaattatacatttattacaaaaaatgaaagtggGGCAATTTTGAGACCAATGgtgtgaaatatttaaaaacatttttaactaGTAATGCAGTCATTTGTAATAtcacataatataatatagtctGTTATGAGCAAGGGCGGTCGAAGCTATAATTAAGTACACTGCTTTTCCCCCAAAACAATTGGTCAGTGAATAACAGTTTTCCAATGAGCAATCGCAAGAATTGCAAGTGAATTGCAATCGTACTGGAGTGTGTCAGTGGCAGTGCCATGGATAATTTGGACATCTGTGAGGCACCGTTAACACTGAAAGATTATACACtcattttagagcaacatatgctgccttctaTATGACACTGAGGGGCGTCCATGCTTTTATCAACATGACGATGCAGCATTCTTCACTTGTTACATTAGCATGGCTGTGTAGTTAGAGAGTGCTAGAATGACCTTACTGCGGTCCAGACTTGTTCTCTAGTAAAAACATGTGGGACATTATGAAGGACAAAATATACAGAGAATGCTGTACAGTTACACATCTGAGGAAGAGAAGACAATTCTGGATTCAGAATGTGGTATCATTGGTGTCTTCTGTTAACAAATGATTATTCGCTCTTGTTAAAATGAAGAATCCTGTTCCAgcttttaaaacaatttaaaatttgATAAGGTACACATgattgtgttttactgtttttaattttatagaTATTGAAAAGAATTTATAGATCTTTACAGAAAATAGACACAAAAGAAAATACtttcttttcagtttttttgtttggttttgtgtgtttttattaacttttttaaacaaattaattaattttaattttattaattttataaaatTTAAACAAATTGTGTTCAATTCTTTACTCATTTGGTTCTTCTTTGCCTGTCACACCCAAATCCTGACGAGGTCATGGCTTACAAAGTCTTTATGCAATAGCTCATATAAGTACAGTGGTCTAAAAAGAGACGGGCCTTTCCTCTTCCATGATTGTGTCACAGTGTACAAACGTTCATACAGTATGTTTGAAGAAAGTTttatgtcctgcacagagccctgacttcaatcatattcaactcctctgggatgaattggaacatttgTTGTTACCAGGACCAattaaataagcacaaatttccacactCAAATATTTTGTGGAATGTCTTTTCAGAAGAGTGAAGGTTGTTATAGTCATGAACAGCTGACAACTCCATTATATTatccatgtttttggaatgggatgttcagcaggctaatggtcaggtgtccacacacttttggccatatgctGTAGTTTTGCACAAAAGGAAATTTCAGACGACACGTTCTGTAAAACTGTTATCCAAAAAGTGTTATCTGGTTATCCATCAGTCATCCATCAGCTTAATCACCCTAGTGAAAAAGTCATTTTTATCATATTCATTTTAACTGTTAGCAGCTTTTATTGCACTGAAATGATTTTTATCATTTGATTTTTCATTTGAACCTAGTTGTGACCCTCGTCTTGGCAGAGGACCAGCAGAAAGGTGAGGTGCTTTCATCTTcattcagaaataaaataattgattaactgtggaagcacttctgtaagtcgctctggataagagcaattcctaaatgccgtaaatgtaattaGTAATCATCGATTGCTATAAGAGTTCatatgaaaataaatttgctcTGTGTTCACCTGTAGCGGAGGAGGACCCGTTCACTTTTGgtaagtaactttttttaactcatttacaacatttgtaaaaatacactagcaaggaaattaaaatgttgtaaatattTACAATCTTTATTTTTTGCAGATTATTATCGGCTTCGTGTTGGAGGGCTGATTGTGGCAGCAGTGTTGTGTCTGATTGGCATCACTATTCTGTTTAGTAAGTTTTACAGACAGTTGATCTGcaaaatattaatattgataCTTTTAAAAAGTCATTATTTACTAGTAATTTGTCAGCATCTAAAAggtttttttactttgtaaagGTGGCCACTGCAGATGTAAATTTAACCAGGACAAGAGGTATGAAAATTACAGGGTTGTGGGTTTTCCCTCGAAATATTTAAAGTAACTGGTTAACCAACCACTAACCATCTCATTTACCTATCTAGGAGAAGGACAGGAAGTAATGCAGCCACCCAGCAGATGCTTAATGACACAGGTAAGGATGCTCTCTGTAACTACACAAACTATATCTGAAATTTAATTTGTGACATCAGCAGAGTAATGATGGGTAGAAAAAGGTCAAGAACAAAAATCAGCATTACTTTAGGTCAATTCATTCTATAAAGCCCATATCCATAAAGTCTAATGTTCTAAGTTTTGTCAGATCagttttattctgttctgtaaatatttaattttgaatttgatacCTACATCATCACTACAAAAAGTTGGGGCGAGGGCaagataaaagtaaaaagtttacTGAATATTCAAGTTAatcattttgaaacattccacaaagaGCAGAGTGTCTTAAAAAGTGCTGCTGTAGTTTGCTTTGTTAGTGCTAAAATTCTAAATGATTCCCTTGGCACCGTTTGGTTTTGTATTTTCCACTGCAGATATACTCAGTTGGCCCGCAGATGTCGCCAGTTATTGCAACAGTTTTGCTCTAAATTCTGTAAATCTTATCTTATCCTCATTTCCTCTGTTTATATCCCAGACTGGATTTtgattatgtatttatattgcaGTAACTTTTCTAATAATTATTACATCTGTACTTGTGATTTTTAATTTTCGACATTATTTTGTTGTTGACAGCAAGAGCCAGTGAATGTTAAATGCTTCTACTGATTCTACTACTATTCAGTGTCTGTCTGACTGAAGATGAGAGAACGGAGGAAGTGCTACAGTACTTTGTTCTCTGGAACTGGTGATTTGAACATAGAATAGGCCATTGACATATTATCTGATTATTAATCACCTGTGTGCTTCTCATGTGGCTccaacattgtattaaattacCAGCTCTGTAGTTATCGTATTTCTAACATGTATACTAAGAGTTTGTGTTGTAAAAATCTGTTTGTCCTGATGATCAGTAGCCACATGACGATGCTCCTAACCAAAAAGTACAAGCAATATAACCACAGTTTTATTTCTGTCAATGTTGAATTTTGTGAAATCACTCTAATAACCACCACTTACGACCACCACTTAATTCCATGTCACTGTCTCATGTATGAGAAATAGTTCATTGGAAAcgatgataataaaataaattaaaccaaTGTgtgctttctttctttttttaattcacatgttttaaatatttttttataatgttttgtcCTCTTGGCTTATATTTTCACTTTAATCCAGCTGGGTTAGTGGCAACTATGTGGTTAGGGCTCTGAGCTATCAGTCTGAAGTTCAGGGAATCAGTTCCCAGCTCTGTGTTAAGTATtttctattaataaaaataaagaaaagttcATGCCAAAAAGTAGCATTAAACCATTCTAACCAGTTTAATAATTCCAGGTTTGGTTTATGGTTGGATCTTAGTGGTTGTGTGTGGTGTCAGAGCTACAGCTTCATTATTTAGATCTGTGTTTTGTTAAAGACGTGTGATAAACACttatattttggccatataactCAAAACATTGGCTTTACCATAACAAAAGTATTTGATAAAGCATGTGATATtgcataaatatttacatttatatgagAAAATCACAGAGCTGGACAAAGTGGTCGTAAaacatgataatgatgatgttgatgatgaAGCATCTGTTTTGGTACTTGGTATCGGGTAATGAGGATTAAGAATTGTTTCATTATCAAAAATTTAAATAGTGGTTTTGATGCATCCCCAGTTCCTACTGCCCATGTTAATATGTCTACCCACTTTTACTCAGGGTGGGCACCTTAAATCTGTAGATgtagggatggatggatagtcaGTGTACGACACCAGAACGATGGATTGGATATATAATATCCTCCTAGATATAATAGTCTCCTAACTGCGGCCTCTTCTTTATTTGTTCCCACCCATGAATAGGTGTGGTCGCATAATTAAGCAGGTGCCCAAACCAGTGTCACAGTAAGTCATAAGAAGAGCAGCACGAGACCACAGACCAGAAAAAGGGTGAAGAGAAACATTTTAAGTTAAACAGCAATTTAAAAACAGAGCCCGAAAAGAAAACCCCTCCTGAGAAAGCAGCCATGGATGGTCAGCCTCCACCGTACCAGGCTAGTACCAGCAACCCTGCAGCTAGAGATTTTATCATCCAGACCACTCTAACCATGCAGGATGGTGTGTATGTGACACAGGCTCCAGTGCCTCGGCGCTACCCTGATTACCTGGGTTATTCCATCCTTACTATGCTGTTCTGCTGCATCCCACTGGGCTTTGTTGCTTTTCTCCACTCGCTTAGTGTAAGTAGCAATTTTGCATGATATCTATCTATaactgtccgtctatctatctaactatctataattgtctatctatctatctatctatctatctatctatctatctatctatctatctatctatctatctatctataactgtctatctatctatctatagctgttcgtctatctatctatctatctatctatctatctatctatctatctatctatctatctatctatctatctatctatctataactgtctatctatctatctatagctgttcgtctatctatctatctatctatctatctatctatctatctatctatctatctatctatctatctatctatctatctataactgtctatctatctatctatctatctatagctgttcgtctatctatctatctatctatctatctatctatctatctatctatctatctatctatctatctatctatctatctataactatctatctatatctataactatctatctatttatagctgtttgtctatctatctatctatctatctatctatctatctatctatctatctatctatctatctatctatctatctatctatctatctatctatcatctatctgtctatgatCATTTAATTTTCAGTAACTGCTCCCATAAACCTGCCTGTTTGAGGTCCTGTCACAACATCTCAATGTGAATTGAAGTCAGGACTTTGCCACTTTCGACTTTGTTCCTTAGGAGCCATTCAGACTGTTGCCTTGTTGCATATTCCAGTTGCTTTCAagctaaaataaatgaaatacaaataaaaagtttaaaaatcattaatattGTTGGTGGTTTTTGTCTCTGTAATGTTCCATGCTTTCTTTGTTCATTCCATTAGTTATTGTGACTCAGACATCTGAAGCACCATTTGCGTTATATACTGAGTTTGAGGTAGGTACAGTGAATAGGTAGAGAATAAAACAGGTCTGGTAGTGGTGTACTTCTCATTCATAATGTATGTAATGCATGGTtattaggtttgtttgtttagagcTGTGGTTTCCACATTAGCAATGATCATCAAACAAAGCTGTTAGCGTAAATGCAACActattgttctttctttctcctCTGTACTGTGCTAGACTGCTCTGCTGCAGAGAGCTGCCCAAacatttaaacgtttagtttgGAAGTAATTGTTTTTATAAAGACTACAGTTTATGACTTTGTAAAGTGAAATTgtaaaatagattttaaataCGACTTAATGGATGGTATTTATCGACTTTTACCTAAGGTTTATCTCAGACATATAATTACAGAACAGATGGAGCTGTGGAGCTGTACTGGAGAGATGGAACACCTCCACTCCAAAATAGAGATCCTTCTAACCTGTCAGTCCAACATCTCTCATagtttagtgttatttacaatATTCTCATAATTATTCAGCCATTTAGCAAACCTCTGTGCCCTGTGCATGACATAACTGTCATGTTTTATTCCTCTGATTAGAATAAATGATGTGTTGTTCTCTTAGTGTTACCAGGAAAATTGCTAACTATAAAAGTTTCCCTTTCTTGGTCTCAATATTATGCTTGATGTTGAACACATTTAATCACATTCCATCTATCAAGTAATCTGAAAACCACATATGCATCCCAAACCACATGTGTACcatgtattatatataaacagtTATAACACAAGTGGTCAAATATTATATTTAGATTATATTGGTTTGGAATGCAAACTGTTAATACAGCCAGGCTTATTTGTACTTTAGAatgtatttagtttaaaaacGAGGGCATGAATTAAAACTCCATAAAAATTCCACCACTTTAACAAACTTTctgtattaaattgtttttatgttttttttatttttcttgacTGAATGAATCTTGTTAATTTCATGCAGAGACAAAATGTCACAAAATACCAAAGACTGTTTTGGAAAAGTTTGCTTTGTAACCAATGTGGCgtgtttaacttttttattcctttaatttattttgcaGACTCGGGAAGCAAACTCATCTGGTGATAGTGGTCGGGCCGAGCAAGACTCCCAAAAGGCCCGTCGCTTCATTCGTCTTTCTGTGGGATTTGGGATCGCCACCTATGTTGTTGGCATTATACTTTTAATTGTCAGAACCACTTCTGCTGCCAAGAACTGAAGCTGAAACAAAGTTTATAATCatatatttattcttttacaGCTGTCTTTATAAAatcattctattttatttagcaGTTTACTGCATATGCTGATTTGGtcattaataaaatgataacTCAGCATTTAGTCTAGAGTCAAAAATGTAGTAAATTTTCactgtttttcattattttaactatcatactgtatataccataTTTCTGCTAGCATCTTCTATGCACAGTACAAGCTtttactcttttattctgcCATTATTATAATGCAATaagtaatgataaaataatgctACAATATGCTTTTTGGTAAATTAATTGCATGACTTTTAATTGATGCCCTCACTGTGCTTTGAGCAACAATCAGTCAAGTTTTCATCCATTAAGAGTAAATGTAGATAATAAATGTAGTTAACTCAAAACCTGTTTGAAATGAATACTGTTATGAAATTAATTCAGTTTTTGAGacgcatttttattttatgttgtgtaaaataaaacatgcagGTTTAATTCAAGTTTTCATTCACTTATAAGTAGCATCATTGCAGTCTTGACAGTGTAATgctaatattttcttttttgtgactGAGTGATTACAATTCACTTCTTTATCAACATTGAAATTAACATAAAAATTCAAATAGCTATGAATATGTAGGTAGCGAGAGAGATGGTTAAAAAGAAGCAAAAAATCTCATTTATATTTAGATCTTGAATGCTCTTAATACCAACTCTGTGGCAGTTGTGAAAAGCTTTATCTAATCTTAAACGATGTGGGAATGAAGAGTTACCCTTGACTTATACAGAGAGGGACTGCAGGCTAAAATGAACTCTGAATTGACAGCAAGTACCCCAAGTACAAAGCGACCACATGACAGGAGTAGAGATACAGAAAATACAGCCATATGTGAGATAGGTCCTCATGAATCAATCTTGAAAAAGAATTGGTCTTGCTAGTCCACtattgctgggatccagggtttaaatccccagaGTGTCTATGGGtcagtcgggcatctacatacacatacactttgatggatgatggactggtgtcctgtccTGGGTGTGTTTGTTGCAGCCAGTTATTCTTGTGAAAGCAGACTCACTGCAAACCAGGATAACcctgataaagcagtggtaaacataaaaatgaaatgaaattgtgaaTTAGCAAGAAAGCAAAGTAAAAGTTCCATTGTACAGTTTGActagtgtgtgtgcgtgcaagtgtgtgtttgctttaATGGTTAAATTAAATCACTTTTTTAAGATAAGAGCAATTTCGTACGTAATACGCTTTAGCTTATGTTTGCTTACACTAAGACGTAGTCTGGTGACGCTTGTAGGCATTTTCGGTCAGAAGCCTTCATTTACAATGTgttgaaataaaatgttaataagcAGTAAAGCCATAAAGATACAATTATGTTCAAATCTGGTACTTGGATGGGTCATAAAACGTGATTGACATAATTTTAGTGTTCATTATACcacttttaaataattgtaGCAGTATGATTCAGCATAATGGGAGCAGAGGATCAGGATCGACTTTGCACCAAAgcataaacaaaactgtttatgttaaataattttaataatgtaataaaaaatttatatttgTAAAACATGAATCAAGTGACCTTCTGAGAGGAGTTGTTCAAGCTTTATGTTC
Protein-coding regions in this window:
- the LOC134301242 gene encoding phospholemman-like; its protein translation is MARILSLALITLVTLVLAEDQQKAEEDPFTFDYYRLRVGGLIVAAVLCLIGITILFSGHCRCKFNQDKRRRTGSNAATQQMLNDTARASEC